A genomic stretch from Desertifilum tharense IPPAS B-1220 includes:
- a CDS encoding chemotaxis protein CheW produces MPEDCWQQIGVQGDRSCPQLDIYIHCRNCPVYTSAGRALLEREVPADYLAERTELLTQVKLEEAVDSLSLCIFRLGGEWLALNSQYLVEVTEPVGVHSLPHRSNAILLGITSIRGEILMCISLKDLLGITSDASTPAYSPIVYHRMVVIAQSRHRWVFSVDEMSGIFRIPSATLQPPPSTLSKATRTYTKAIVNWQNKSVSYLDDELLFYTLDHQVLT; encoded by the coding sequence ATGCCGGAAGATTGCTGGCAACAAATCGGCGTTCAAGGCGATCGCAGTTGTCCCCAACTCGACATTTATATCCATTGTCGCAACTGTCCAGTTTACACCAGCGCCGGACGAGCCTTACTCGAACGCGAAGTTCCCGCAGATTACCTCGCCGAAAGAACCGAACTGCTGACTCAAGTCAAACTTGAAGAAGCCGTCGATAGCCTCTCGTTGTGTATTTTCCGCCTGGGGGGAGAATGGTTAGCCTTAAACAGCCAATACCTCGTCGAAGTCACCGAACCCGTTGGCGTTCACAGCCTTCCCCATCGCAGTAATGCTATTTTGTTGGGAATCACCAGCATTCGCGGCGAGATTTTAATGTGTATTTCCCTCAAAGACCTGTTAGGGATTACCTCCGATGCTTCGACTCCGGCCTATAGCCCCATTGTCTACCATCGCATGGTCGTCATTGCCCAATCTCGTCATCGCTGGGTGTTTAGCGTCGATGAGATGTCCGGAATTTTCCGCATTCCCAGCGCCACCTTGCAACCCCCCCCTAGCACCCTCTCGAAAGCAACCCGCACCTACACCAAGGCGATCGTTAACTGGCAAAATAAAAGCGTTAGCTATCTCGATGATGAGTTACTGTTTTATACGCTAGACCATCAAGTTTTGACCTAA
- a CDS encoding hybrid sensor histidine kinase/response regulator, translating to MLDLFRMEIEAQTAILNENLVVLEERLNASEGAIAPPMSLLELLMRAAHSIKGAARIVQVEQAVQVAHCMEDYFVAAQQQTLQLDSQHIDSLLQGVDLLQRIAQSCSDSPGDAKPLPYQTDIEAFTRAITTLLDQSPDFPLTAPTVSLSAETIPPASPPVLEASPPAQEPEPPPAAAPPKEAKSDRGVRVSRENLNQLMGLAGESLVEANWLFPFIEALQHIKTRQGNLAKAAESLSVHAPTQALSLEQLAPYQVRLEALRQQANECYRLLSESVSNLELYVRRSTNLSDRLYREAIATQMRPFADGVEGLPRLMRDLVKRLGKQVKFEIVGKSTQVDRDILERLEVPIVHLLRNAVDHGIELPQERLAAGKSAEGTIRLEAAHQAGMLWITVSDDGRGIDLADLRDSVTHKGLVSAEMAARLTEAELMEFLFLPGFSTASSVTEISGRGVGLDIVRNIVQEVGGVLRARSQKGAGMTFYLQLPLTLSVVRTLLVEIRQEVYAFSLTRIEQAVRRERSQISRVENRLFFQHEGENIGLVSASQILGYSESSAWAQQPMLSIVVISDTQAVSAAPRNLLQPSQTQRYGVVVDRFLGVKDLVVRPLDPRLGKVQDVSAAALLEDSSLVLILDIEDLVRSIDKFLSEEQLTPADPLEPEMLKPPLKVLVVDDSITVREVERKLLENRGYQVQVAVNGMDAWNAVRTDRFDLVITDVDMPRLNGIELISLMKQSPKLKSLPVIVVSYKDREEDYLKGLDVGANYYLTKSSFQDDTLLRAVIDLIGEP from the coding sequence ATGTTGGACTTATTCCGCATGGAGATTGAAGCGCAAACCGCCATTCTTAACGAGAATCTAGTCGTACTAGAAGAAAGGCTGAACGCTTCCGAGGGCGCGATCGCCCCCCCCATGTCTCTTTTAGAATTATTAATGCGGGCGGCTCATTCAATCAAAGGCGCGGCGCGCATCGTTCAAGTCGAACAGGCGGTGCAAGTTGCCCACTGTATGGAAGATTACTTTGTGGCGGCTCAACAACAAACCCTGCAACTCGACTCCCAACATATTGATAGCCTATTGCAAGGCGTAGACCTACTCCAGCGGATCGCCCAAAGTTGCAGCGACTCTCCCGGCGATGCGAAACCGCTACCCTATCAAACCGATATCGAAGCCTTTACCCGCGCGATTACCACCCTCTTAGACCAATCGCCAGATTTCCCCTTAACTGCCCCTACAGTCAGCCTGAGTGCCGAAACCATCCCCCCTGCCTCCCCGCCCGTTCTGGAGGCTTCACCGCCCGCTCAGGAGCCGGAACCCCCCCCTGCGGCTGCCCCCCCCAAGGAGGCCAAGAGCGATCGCGGCGTGCGCGTCAGTCGAGAAAACCTCAACCAACTGATGGGACTGGCGGGGGAGTCGTTAGTCGAAGCCAATTGGCTGTTTCCCTTTATTGAAGCGCTTCAGCACATCAAAACCCGCCAGGGAAACCTAGCCAAAGCCGCCGAATCCCTTTCCGTCCACGCCCCCACCCAGGCTTTATCCCTCGAACAACTCGCCCCCTATCAAGTCCGCCTAGAAGCCTTGCGCCAGCAAGCTAATGAGTGCTATCGCTTGCTTTCGGAGTCGGTGAGCAACCTAGAATTGTACGTGCGACGCTCAACCAACCTTTCCGATCGCCTCTACCGGGAAGCGATCGCCACTCAAATGCGACCCTTTGCCGACGGGGTTGAAGGGTTGCCTCGCTTAATGCGCGATCTGGTTAAGCGCCTAGGAAAACAAGTCAAGTTTGAGATTGTCGGCAAGTCCACCCAAGTAGACCGAGATATTTTAGAACGATTAGAAGTCCCCATCGTCCACTTGCTGCGAAATGCGGTCGATCATGGTATTGAATTGCCCCAAGAACGGCTGGCGGCCGGCAAATCTGCGGAAGGGACGATCCGCCTAGAAGCCGCCCACCAAGCCGGAATGCTGTGGATTACCGTATCGGATGATGGACGCGGCATTGACTTAGCCGATTTGCGAGACAGCGTGACGCACAAGGGTTTAGTCAGCGCTGAGATGGCGGCGCGGCTTACAGAAGCCGAACTGATGGAGTTCTTATTTTTACCCGGATTTTCGACAGCCTCCTCCGTAACCGAAATTTCGGGGCGCGGCGTGGGTTTAGATATCGTCCGCAACATTGTCCAAGAAGTCGGGGGTGTTTTGCGGGCCCGTTCCCAAAAAGGCGCGGGGATGACGTTTTATTTGCAGCTTCCCCTGACGCTATCGGTGGTGCGGACGCTGCTTGTGGAAATTCGTCAGGAGGTTTATGCATTTTCGCTGACGCGGATCGAACAGGCGGTGAGAAGAGAGCGATCGCAAATTTCGCGGGTTGAAAATCGCCTATTTTTTCAACATGAAGGCGAAAACATTGGTTTAGTCAGCGCTTCTCAGATTTTAGGTTACAGCGAATCGAGTGCTTGGGCGCAACAACCGATGCTCTCGATTGTAGTAATTAGCGATACGCAAGCGGTCAGCGCTGCCCCTCGGAATCTGTTACAACCCAGTCAAACTCAACGCTATGGCGTTGTCGTCGATCGCTTTTTGGGGGTAAAGGATTTGGTGGTTCGTCCCCTCGATCCGCGCTTGGGAAAGGTTCAGGATGTCAGTGCGGCAGCGTTACTTGAAGATAGCTCTTTGGTACTCATTCTAGATATTGAGGATTTAGTCCGCTCCATTGACAAGTTTTTGAGCGAGGAACAACTCACCCCAGCCGATCCCCTAGAGCCAGAAATGCTCAAGCCGCCGCTGAAGGTATTGGTCGTCGATGATTCGATTACCGTGCGAGAGGTGGAGCGAAAATTACTCGAAAATCGCGGCTACCAAGTGCAAGTTGCCGTCAATGGGATGGATGCGTGGAATGCAGTCCGAACCGATCGCTTTGATTTGGTGATTACGGATGTGGATATGCCTCGCCTGAATGGGATTGAACTCATCAGTCTAATGAAACAAAGTCCAAAACTAAAATCCCTCCCTGTGATAGTGGTCTCTTACAAAGATCGCGAGGAAGATTATCTTAAAGGGCTTGATGTTGGAGCAAATTACTACTTAACTAAGAGTAGCTTTCAAGACGATACTCTGTTGAGGGCGGTAATTGACTTAATCGGAGAGCCTTGA
- a CDS encoding chemotaxis protein CheW, protein MLTLICYIGNERYAIDAQRVVEVIPLVELKKLAYSSPNANSESENSPNYIAGLLNYRGQIVPVIDLSQLLFGTPARPYLSTRIVITQYPGEDAAFYLLGLIAERLSDTLNIQPAAWMNPGIQLDNAPFLGEIVTDEQGMIQQLKIESLLLQTHAKRLMAGEGED, encoded by the coding sequence GTGCTTACCTTAATTTGTTATATCGGAAATGAACGGTATGCCATTGACGCTCAACGCGTTGTGGAAGTCATTCCCCTAGTTGAACTCAAAAAACTCGCCTACTCTTCCCCCAATGCCAACAGCGAGTCAGAAAATTCACCGAATTATATTGCGGGGTTGCTAAATTATCGCGGTCAAATTGTTCCCGTCATTGATTTAAGCCAGCTCCTTTTTGGCACCCCAGCTCGTCCTTATTTAAGCACGCGCATCGTAATTACGCAGTATCCCGGTGAAGATGCCGCTTTTTATCTCCTGGGTTTAATTGCAGAGCGCCTTTCTGATACCTTAAATATTCAACCTGCCGCCTGGATGAACCCAGGAATTCAGTTAGACAATGCTCCCTTTCTCGGCGAAATTGTCACCGACGAACAAGGCATGATTCAACAGCTCAAAATTGAATCCTTGCTCCTACAAACCCATGCAAAACGCCTAATGGCTGGAGAGGGAGAAGATTAA
- a CDS encoding NblA/ycf18 family protein: MDQPIKLSLEQQFSIRSFQTQVQQMSREQAQDFLVKLYEQMVMRETMYKQFLKYEWGLEPRAQE, translated from the coding sequence ATGGATCAACCTATCAAACTTTCCCTAGAGCAACAATTCAGCATCCGTTCCTTCCAAACCCAAGTCCAACAAATGAGCCGAGAACAGGCACAGGACTTTTTAGTGAAGCTCTACGAACAAATGGTGATGCGAGAGACCATGTACAAACAGTTCCTCAAATACGAATGGGGACTAGAACCTCGCGCCCAAGAGTAA
- a CDS encoding universal stress protein: protein MFRRALICTDFSDGLYRLVDFVPSLGASGLEQIVFFHTVPLLESGSIPREDKQKIEKAQSRLGKALENVPDGLEVKVEVLSSNKPQDSIFKAAQTHRSDVIITGANTRSLLNETVFGSTTLSISEQTSTPLMVLRPQLISTYTCEELDLRCRHLFRYIMLAYDDSDSAKYLLDRFKTAAQNRPANSLQECLLIWVIEEGGRRELRSPEQLERARQKLEKIKQDLEALDLKVRVEVRRGEPLLELLDAALEFDISAIAVSSTRANKLLEWSAPSFSNEVLRRSWHPTLFFSPGKKG from the coding sequence ATGTTTAGACGCGCCTTAATTTGTACTGACTTTTCCGATGGTTTGTATCGCCTAGTTGACTTCGTACCGAGCCTAGGAGCCAGCGGTTTAGAACAAATCGTCTTTTTTCATACCGTTCCCTTGTTAGAATCTGGCAGCATCCCCAGAGAGGACAAGCAAAAAATAGAAAAAGCTCAATCGCGCCTCGGTAAAGCATTAGAGAACGTTCCAGACGGTCTAGAAGTCAAAGTTGAAGTGCTGTCTTCTAATAAACCCCAGGATAGTATTTTCAAAGCGGCACAGACCCATCGCTCCGATGTGATTATCACGGGAGCCAATACGCGCAGCTTGCTCAACGAAACGGTGTTTGGCAGTACCACCTTGAGTATTTCCGAGCAAACCAGTACCCCTTTGATGGTTCTGCGCCCTCAACTGATTTCGACTTATACGTGCGAAGAACTCGATTTGCGCTGTCGCCACCTCTTCCGCTACATTATGCTGGCTTATGACGATAGCGACTCGGCCAAATATCTGCTCGATCGTTTCAAGACGGCTGCTCAAAATCGACCGGCTAATTCTTTGCAAGAATGCTTGCTGATTTGGGTAATTGAGGAGGGAGGACGCCGAGAACTGCGGAGTCCAGAACAACTCGAACGGGCCCGCCAGAAACTAGAAAAGATTAAACAAGACCTCGAAGCGCTCGATTTAAAGGTGCGGGTGGAAGTGCGGCGCGGAGAACCGCTTTTAGAACTTTTAGATGCGGCTTTAGAGTTTGATATTAGCGCGATCGCCGTTTCTTCAACGCGCGCCAACAAACTTCTGGAATGGTCAGCACCCAGCTTCAGCAACGAGGTATTGCGCCGCAGTTGGCATCCTACCCTGTTTTTCTCGCCGGGAAAGAAAGGTTAG
- a CDS encoding methyl-accepting chemotaxis protein — protein sequence MFQRNTLQTRLFGAFLFLGLIVLIVAFIGWSGNSRLTGHLNTINQKTFPSALELLRIDSGRSKIQAIERSQLSGRLTLDNRRNLLNSYREVRTALENATQRYRQIPRDDEEERLYQEFNRVYQEWQRSSDRFQQLNADFENFGEINPFSAQANLLAQENPSPQAVANARQAGQLLDEMVAYTFRDKEPTFRALEETLGRLIAYNQQRADLVNQQADDDVSRTTFWVLLGMLIGPLTAILFGLYFSATIARPLGKKIVSVVEVAENISSGDLTRQVPVTDTQDEIGKLMMAFYHMTQSLNSLIRQVQQSGIQITTSTTQIAASGKELEAAITEQVASTNQVVATAREIATNSEQLAQTMDEVTALSQSTAGAATNGQQDLIRMQNTMRQLVEATGSISNKLGVISEKANNINSIVTTITKVADQTNLLSLNAAIEAEKAREYGLGFAVVAREIRRLADQTAVATLDIESMVKEMQSAVSTGVMEMDKFTKEVGRGVEDVGSIGQQLGQIIEQVQSLNPRFASVNEGMEAQSLGAQQISDAMLQLREASVQTAEALRETNRAIDQLNDAAQKLRLETSRFKVN from the coding sequence ATGTTTCAAAGAAATACGCTACAAACCCGCTTGTTTGGCGCTTTTTTATTTTTAGGGTTAATTGTCTTAATTGTGGCGTTCATTGGTTGGAGCGGGAACTCGCGCTTGACCGGTCATCTTAATACCATTAATCAAAAAACTTTCCCCAGTGCTTTAGAATTGCTCAGAATTGATAGCGGACGGAGTAAAATTCAGGCCATTGAGCGATCGCAACTCAGCGGTCGTTTAACCCTCGATAATCGCCGCAATTTGTTGAACAGCTATCGAGAAGTGAGAACGGCGTTAGAAAATGCGACTCAGCGATATCGCCAAATTCCGCGCGATGATGAGGAAGAAAGACTCTATCAGGAATTTAATCGCGTTTACCAAGAGTGGCAAAGATCGAGCGATCGCTTTCAGCAACTTAACGCCGACTTTGAGAATTTTGGCGAAATCAATCCATTTAGCGCTCAAGCCAATTTACTCGCACAAGAAAACCCCAGTCCTCAAGCAGTTGCTAATGCCAGACAAGCAGGTCAACTCCTCGATGAAATGGTAGCTTACACCTTTCGCGACAAAGAACCCACATTTCGCGCTTTGGAAGAAACCCTCGGCCGCCTGATTGCTTACAATCAACAACGTGCAGATCTTGTCAATCAACAAGCCGATGATGATGTCAGTCGGACAACATTTTGGGTGTTGCTGGGGATGTTAATTGGACCGTTAACGGCTATTTTGTTTGGGTTATATTTTAGCGCCACCATTGCGCGTCCGTTGGGTAAAAAGATTGTGAGCGTTGTTGAAGTTGCTGAAAATATTTCCTCTGGAGATTTAACGCGCCAAGTGCCTGTCACTGATACCCAGGACGAGATTGGCAAACTCATGATGGCTTTTTATCACATGACTCAAAGCCTGAATTCCCTAATTCGCCAAGTCCAACAATCGGGAATTCAAATTACCACCTCTACCACCCAAATAGCGGCCAGTGGCAAAGAACTAGAAGCCGCCATTACCGAGCAAGTGGCTTCCACTAACCAAGTCGTGGCAACGGCTAGAGAAATTGCCACCAATTCCGAACAACTCGCGCAAACAATGGACGAAGTGACGGCTTTATCGCAATCAACCGCTGGTGCTGCCACTAACGGTCAGCAAGACTTGATTCGGATGCAAAATACCATGCGCCAACTGGTAGAAGCGACCGGATCGATTTCTAATAAACTGGGCGTCATTAGCGAAAAAGCGAATAATATTAACAGCATTGTTACTACCATTACCAAAGTTGCCGATCAGACCAATTTACTGTCGCTAAATGCGGCTATTGAAGCCGAAAAAGCTAGAGAATATGGCTTGGGATTTGCCGTAGTTGCCAGAGAAATTCGCCGCCTCGCCGATCAAACGGCTGTTGCCACTTTAGATATTGAAAGCATGGTGAAAGAAATGCAATCGGCGGTTTCTACAGGTGTCATGGAAATGGATAAATTCACCAAAGAAGTTGGACGCGGCGTTGAAGATGTGGGTTCAATTGGTCAGCAACTCGGACAAATTATTGAACAAGTACAATCCCTCAATCCTCGTTTTGCTTCTGTTAATGAAGGGATGGAAGCTCAATCTTTAGGCGCGCAACAAATTAGCGATGCGATGCTGCAACTGAGGGAAGCTTCGGTACAAACCGCAGAAGCACTGCGCGAAACCAATCGAGCGATCGATCAACTTAATGATGCAGCCCAAAAACTGCGCTTAGAAACCAGTCGCTTTAAGGTTAATTAA
- a CDS encoding protein-glutamate O-methyltransferase CheR has protein sequence MSIEAIEALLQTKMGLDANLAGRSAIARSIQERMRQCNITQIEEYSRLVAISVEELDTLVESVVVPETWFFRDRESYNRLTQFIRQEWLPQHRNRTLRVLSVPCSTGEEPYSIAIALLEAGLTPQQFTIDAVDISKQALNHAQRGIYVPYSFRTPIPTLQSQYFQLTPEGYQLQPSIKNLVNFHQGNLVERQFFYRHPLYQIIFCRNLLIYLVQSARVQAVQNLNRLLAPNGLLFVGSSEMRQINVSDYTPVNHPLAFAFRKLTPPSAASPSPTQRYPVSKKTLLPPPPPPRDIPPPPPPPKPSPSPSPAETQLEIAQKLADDGQLNRATQLCETYLSRHPTSAEAYTLLGQIYQAVGEDTKAEQSFVKAVYLNPNQSEALLHLALLKENAGDLKGAQLLRQRLQRLPRFSQES, from the coding sequence GTGTCCATAGAAGCCATAGAAGCCTTATTACAGACCAAAATGGGTCTAGATGCTAATCTTGCAGGACGAAGCGCGATCGCTCGGAGCATTCAAGAACGGATGCGCCAGTGTAACATCACTCAGATTGAAGAGTATTCGCGCCTTGTCGCCATTTCGGTTGAAGAACTCGATACCTTAGTCGAAAGCGTCGTCGTTCCAGAAACCTGGTTTTTCCGCGATCGCGAATCCTACAACCGACTCACCCAGTTTATCAGACAAGAATGGCTACCCCAGCACCGCAACCGCACCTTACGCGTTCTCAGCGTTCCCTGCTCAACCGGAGAAGAACCCTACTCGATCGCGATCGCGCTTTTAGAAGCCGGTTTAACCCCCCAACAATTTACCATTGATGCCGTTGATATCAGCAAACAGGCCCTCAACCACGCTCAACGAGGAATTTACGTTCCCTACTCCTTTCGCACCCCTATTCCCACCCTTCAGAGTCAGTATTTCCAACTCACCCCAGAAGGCTACCAACTGCAACCCTCAATCAAAAATCTAGTGAACTTCCACCAAGGGAACCTCGTTGAGCGTCAGTTCTTCTACCGCCATCCCCTTTACCAGATTATTTTTTGTCGAAACCTGCTCATTTATCTAGTCCAGTCTGCCAGAGTTCAAGCCGTCCAAAATCTCAATCGCTTACTCGCACCCAACGGTCTATTATTTGTCGGTTCCTCAGAAATGCGACAAATTAACGTTTCCGACTATACTCCCGTCAACCATCCCCTCGCCTTCGCCTTCCGCAAACTCACTCCCCCCTCAGCCGCTTCCCCTTCCCCAACCCAACGCTACCCCGTTAGCAAAAAAACGCTCCTCCCCCCGCCTCCTCCCCCTCGCGATATTCCACCGCCACCCCCTCCCCCCAAACCCTCTCCTTCCCCATCTCCCGCAGAAACGCAACTCGAAATAGCGCAGAAGCTTGCAGATGATGGTCAGTTGAATCGAGCAACCCAACTATGCGAAACTTACCTGAGTCGTCACCCAACCAGCGCGGAGGCTTATACATTGCTCGGTCAAATTTACCAAGCAGTGGGTGAAGACACCAAAGCCGAACAATCTTTTGTCAAAGCCGTTTATCTGAATCCCAATCAGAGTGAAGCTTTGCTCCATCTGGCATTATTAAAAGAAAACGCAGGCGATCTCAAAGGCGCTCAACTACTGCGTCAACGCCTCCAAAGACTGCCAAGATTTTCTCAAGAGTCTTGA
- a CDS encoding ATP-binding protein, which yields MRTFQLSSLRSKLIVSFLSVALLPLLIVSAINQQAMQQALIASANQSLLATASQTALSIDAFIANNLNAVRVESQLPLVIRYLNSSVEDRNRQRADAEAVLRALNRKDTLNIISYSLITLDGITVLDTNIGEIGSDRSHQDYFQRPISSGLPFVSPVRYSAQTMSIHFSSPVRNAFGEITGVLALRYNANALQRLINQNTQIFGRRDAFAILLDENYVRLAHGYSTNSILKSLVPLPTLKREQLQAEGRLRPGSSEEASTNLPQFQAGLERMATLPFFQTHIADSRELKAAAATRLETMPWVVVFVQSRSSFLAPIRAQFYQTLGLGLAIALAVLAVAVAMGQWLAQPLLHLTSIMTRFTAGNLKARAQVASQDETGILAACFNTMANQLEKLVQGLEERTRELEVSQAVTVAVSELSRSLLDSRKLLQDAISTMQALFDLKDVQIYLFDRATQTLQAFSPDSQTPVNPTRIEIESDMSLVAQAARTRLLKSRSLKQPKQFYQPEGGYSQERSQVAVPLTIGGKLLGVLDIQDRTSQRFSESDLETFKTLAAQIAIALENARLFDEIQQAESRFRTIFEDAPIGMALVNLEDGKIFQANLAFSRMLDYSPEDLIQYSFVDLTYPDDIDNERFILNQLISGEIDKYHIEKRYITRTQDILWGNLTVSLITEKERENPYCLGMIENITKRKQTEAALQESETQYREKAQELEATLNELQKTQTQLIQTEKMSSLGQLVAGVAHEINNPVNFIYGNITPASEYLQEMIGLLQLYEQHYPQPIPEIVERIEEIDLCFLIDDFQKVLASMKVGAERIQKIVLSLRNFSRLDEAAMKPVDIHEGIDNSLVILQNKLKDKPGHPEIKVIKDYEKLPLVECYAGQLNQVFMNLLTNSIDALEETFQLNSEQKPTIWIQTRSINSTEIQIQIRDNGKGMSEAIRNKIFDPFFTTKSVGKGTGLGLAISYQIVVEKHRGQLTCHSTPGKGSTFTIQIPIKSVLTLPSSP from the coding sequence ATGAGAACCTTCCAACTTTCTAGTTTACGCAGCAAGCTGATCGTTTCCTTTCTCAGCGTGGCTCTGCTTCCCCTGCTGATTGTATCGGCAATTAATCAACAGGCGATGCAACAGGCTTTGATCGCGAGTGCCAATCAATCGCTGCTGGCGACGGCTTCGCAAACAGCCTTAAGCATTGATGCCTTTATTGCCAATAATTTAAATGCGGTGCGGGTGGAGTCTCAGCTTCCCTTGGTGATTCGTTACCTCAACTCCTCTGTAGAAGATAGAAACCGGCAAAGGGCGGATGCCGAGGCCGTGTTGCGGGCTTTAAATCGGAAAGATACGCTCAATATTATCTCTTATTCGTTAATTACCCTTGATGGGATTACGGTACTCGATACGAATATTGGGGAGATTGGGAGCGATCGCTCTCATCAAGACTACTTTCAAAGACCGATTAGCAGCGGTTTGCCGTTTGTCTCTCCCGTGCGGTATTCGGCTCAAACGATGAGCATCCATTTTAGTAGTCCCGTGCGTAATGCCTTTGGCGAAATTACCGGCGTCTTGGCTCTGCGCTACAATGCCAACGCTTTACAACGCCTGATCAATCAAAATACGCAAATTTTTGGCAGAAGAGATGCGTTTGCGATTTTGCTGGATGAGAATTACGTGCGTTTAGCGCATGGCTATTCTACAAACAGTATTTTAAAGTCTCTTGTCCCTCTACCGACCCTAAAACGCGAACAACTGCAAGCAGAAGGCCGGCTGCGTCCGGGATCGAGCGAAGAAGCCTCGACAAATCTTCCCCAGTTTCAAGCTGGGTTAGAACGGATGGCAACTCTGCCGTTTTTCCAGACCCATATTGCAGACAGTCGCGAGTTAAAAGCCGCCGCCGCTACTCGCTTGGAAACGATGCCTTGGGTTGTGGTGTTTGTCCAGTCTCGTTCTAGCTTTTTAGCGCCGATCCGAGCGCAATTTTATCAAACTTTGGGGTTAGGTTTGGCGATCGCGCTGGCGGTTTTGGCGGTGGCTGTGGCGATGGGACAGTGGTTAGCGCAGCCGTTACTGCATTTGACCAGTATTATGACGCGGTTTACGGCCGGGAACTTAAAGGCGCGCGCGCAGGTGGCTTCCCAGGATGAAACGGGAATTTTGGCGGCTTGTTTTAATACAATGGCAAATCAACTCGAAAAGCTGGTGCAAGGGTTGGAGGAACGCACGCGAGAGTTGGAGGTGAGTCAGGCGGTGACGGTGGCGGTGAGCGAGTTATCGCGATCGCTATTAGATTCTCGCAAGCTGCTACAAGATGCCATTTCTACCATGCAGGCGTTGTTCGATCTCAAGGATGTGCAAATTTACTTATTCGATCGCGCCACTCAAACCTTGCAAGCCTTTTCTCCGGACTCCCAGACACCCGTTAACCCCACTCGTATTGAGATTGAGAGCGATATGAGTTTAGTGGCTCAGGCGGCTCGCACGCGCCTGTTAAAATCGCGATCGCTCAAACAGCCGAAACAATTTTATCAACCAGAGGGCGGTTATTCCCAGGAGCGATCGCAGGTTGCCGTTCCGTTAACGATCGGAGGAAAACTGCTCGGTGTCTTGGATATTCAGGATCGTACCAGCCAACGGTTTAGCGAATCCGATCTAGAAACCTTTAAAACCCTAGCTGCTCAAATTGCGATCGCCTTAGAAAATGCGCGGCTGTTTGATGAAATTCAACAGGCTGAAAGTCGCTTCCGCACAATCTTTGAGGATGCACCCATCGGCATGGCTTTAGTCAATCTTGAGGATGGGAAAATATTTCAGGCAAATCTCGCTTTTTCCCGAATGCTCGACTATTCGCCAGAGGATTTAATCCAATACAGCTTTGTGGATTTAACCTACCCGGATGATATTGACAACGAGCGATTTATTTTAAATCAATTAATTTCCGGAGAAATTGATAAGTACCATATCGAAAAACGCTACATTACTCGTACTCAAGATATTCTTTGGGGTAATCTCACCGTTTCTTTAATTACAGAAAAAGAACGGGAAAATCCCTATTGCTTAGGAATGATTGAAAACATTACCAAGCGCAAGCAAACTGAAGCCGCCTTGCAAGAATCAGAAACCCAATATCGCGAAAAAGCTCAAGAACTGGAAGCAACCTTGAACGAACTCCAGAAAACTCAGACGCAACTTATTCAAACCGAAAAAATGTCCAGTTTAGGGCAATTGGTGGCTGGGGTCGCCCATGAAATCAATAATCCTGTAAACTTTATTTATGGCAACATTACCCCAGCCAGCGAATATTTACAAGAAATGATTGGGTTACTACAACTTTACGAACAGCATTATCCTCAACCCATTCCAGAGATTGTAGAACGGATTGAAGAAATTGATTTGTGTTTTTTGATTGATGATTTTCAAAAAGTTCTAGCCTCGATGAAAGTAGGAGCCGAAAGAATTCAAAAAATTGTGTTATCGTTGCGGAACTTCTCGCGGCTGGATGAGGCAGCAATGAAGCCGGTTGATATTCATGAGGGAATTGATAATAGCTTAGTGATTTTACAAAACAAACTCAAAGATAAACCCGGTCATCCTGAAATCAAAGTCATTAAAGACTATGAGAAATTACCCTTAGTGGAATGTTACGCCGGACAACTCAATCAGGTCTTTATGAACTTATTGACCAATTCAATTGATGCTTTAGAAGAAACCTTTCAACTCAACTCCGAACAAAAACCTACGATTTGGATTCAAACCCGCTCGATTAATTCAACCGAAATTCAAATCCAAATTCGCGATAATGGTAAAGGGATGAGCGAAGCCATCCGCAACAAAATCTTCGATCCCTTTTTTACCACGAAAAGTGTTGGCAAAGGAACGGGTTTGGGTTTGGCAATTAGCTATCAAATTGTCGTCGAAAAACATCGCGGACAATTAACTTGTCACTCCACTCCCGGCAAAGGTTCTACCTTCACCATTCAAATCCCGATTAAATCGGTCCTTACCCTCCCCAGTTCTCCCTGA